In the Longimicrobiales bacterium genome, one interval contains:
- a CDS encoding DUF1569 domain-containing protein, with amino-acid sequence MKTIYDPASCSALIERLERLRHDTEGLWGRMTAPRAVCHLSDTFRASLGDTHHAQVGTVLHRTVIRFVALSTPMKWPRGAKTLPAFDQEKGGTPPADFDADVRDLKALVVRFTGSAGVGLYPHAAFGALTAGEWGRWGYRHMDHHLRQFGK; translated from the coding sequence ATGAAAACAATTTACGATCCGGCCTCGTGTTCGGCCCTCATTGAGCGCCTCGAACGACTTAGGCATGACACCGAAGGGCTGTGGGGCCGCATGACAGCACCTCGAGCCGTCTGCCACTTGAGTGACACCTTCCGTGCCAGCCTCGGGGACACGCATCATGCGCAGGTCGGTACCGTCCTACATCGTACCGTCATTCGATTCGTGGCTTTGAGCACCCCGATGAAGTGGCCGCGGGGAGCGAAAACCCTGCCCGCCTTCGATCAAGAAAAGGGCGGCACCCCACCGGCGGACTTCGACGCCGATGTCCGTGACCTCAAAGCGTTGGTCGTCCGGTTCACAGGATCCGCGGGGGTGGGCCTCTACCCCCATGCCGCGTTTGGTGCGTTGACCGCCGGGGAGTGGGGGCGATGGGGATACCGACATATGGACCATCACCTGCGCCAATTCGGCAAGTAG
- a CDS encoding fumarate reductase/succinate dehydrogenase flavoprotein subunit codes for MADHKIVEHDVLIIGAGGAGLRAAIEAASAGVSVGLVCKSLLGKAHTVMAEGGCAAALANADERDSWKVHFADTMRGGQYLNNWRMAEIHAKEAPDRVRELESWGALMDRTPDGKMNQRNFGGHAYPRLAHVGDRTGLEMIRTLQDHGIHQGIDIHMEVTVHQLFKDGDRVAGAFAYDRDTGEFILFKAKAVVLATGGIGRAFLVTSNSWEYTGDGHALAYHAGAELVDMEFVQFHPTGMMWPPSVRGILVTEGVRGEGGILKNSEGKRFMFDDIPPLYQGSTADTPEEGWRYVIGDREARRPPELLTRDHVARKIVKEVKEGRGSPHGGAFLDIAWVKEKIKDSEAHIKKKLPSMYHQFKELAGIDITKEPMEVGPTTHYVMGGIKVDGDTQMCTTVPGLFAAGECGGGLHGANRLGGNSLSDLLVFGKRAGEYAAKFAQENGAPQIDDAEVEAAEREALAPLSRDPGADVGPYRLQSELQALMQDKAGIAREDEGLAEAQEELKKLKARAEVMGSGGKRDYNPGWHTALDLHNLMTISEAVVMAAKARQESRGAHSRIDHLEKKKEWSTFNHVIVKGDNGEMELRREPIPQIRQELQDIIEEQG; via the coding sequence ATGGCTGACCATAAAATTGTTGAGCACGACGTCCTGATCATCGGAGCAGGTGGGGCTGGGCTACGGGCGGCAATTGAAGCCGCTTCGGCAGGGGTATCTGTAGGGTTGGTGTGCAAATCGCTGCTCGGAAAGGCCCACACGGTAATGGCCGAAGGTGGGTGCGCGGCGGCACTGGCCAACGCGGACGAGCGGGACAGTTGGAAGGTCCACTTCGCGGATACCATGCGCGGCGGCCAGTACCTCAACAACTGGCGTATGGCTGAGATCCATGCCAAAGAGGCTCCCGATCGGGTCCGAGAGCTCGAGAGCTGGGGTGCGCTCATGGATCGCACTCCTGACGGAAAGATGAACCAGCGTAATTTCGGTGGACACGCGTATCCGCGGCTGGCTCACGTGGGAGATCGGACTGGGCTGGAGATGATCCGGACTCTGCAGGACCATGGGATTCACCAGGGCATCGACATTCATATGGAGGTGACCGTTCATCAGCTGTTCAAGGACGGCGACCGGGTGGCGGGTGCGTTCGCTTACGATCGTGACACGGGCGAGTTCATCCTCTTCAAAGCGAAGGCTGTTGTTCTCGCAACCGGCGGGATCGGGCGAGCGTTCCTGGTGACCAGCAATAGTTGGGAATACACAGGAGACGGACACGCGCTGGCTTACCATGCGGGTGCTGAATTGGTGGATATGGAGTTCGTTCAATTCCACCCGACCGGTATGATGTGGCCGCCGTCCGTGCGTGGAATCCTCGTCACGGAAGGCGTTCGTGGGGAAGGTGGGATCCTGAAGAACAGTGAAGGCAAACGCTTCATGTTCGATGACATTCCACCCTTGTATCAGGGCTCTACGGCGGACACACCCGAGGAAGGCTGGCGGTACGTGATTGGGGACCGCGAAGCCCGCAGGCCTCCTGAACTGCTCACGCGTGATCACGTGGCTCGTAAGATCGTGAAGGAAGTCAAGGAAGGGCGCGGTAGTCCGCATGGCGGCGCGTTCCTCGACATCGCGTGGGTCAAGGAGAAGATCAAAGACTCAGAAGCCCACATCAAAAAGAAGCTCCCGAGCATGTACCACCAGTTCAAAGAGCTGGCGGGCATCGATATCACGAAGGAGCCGATGGAAGTCGGGCCGACCACGCACTATGTGATGGGTGGCATCAAGGTTGACGGCGACACGCAGATGTGCACCACCGTGCCTGGCCTGTTCGCTGCGGGTGAGTGTGGTGGCGGTCTGCATGGAGCGAACCGTCTGGGTGGCAATTCGCTCTCCGATCTCTTGGTGTTTGGAAAAAGGGCGGGTGAGTACGCCGCGAAGTTCGCTCAGGAAAATGGTGCGCCTCAGATCGACGACGCGGAGGTCGAAGCGGCGGAGCGAGAAGCGCTCGCGCCGTTGTCGCGTGACCCAGGCGCGGATGTGGGGCCGTATCGTCTCCAGTCAGAGCTACAAGCGCTCATGCAGGACAAGGCGGGCATCGCGCGCGAAGACGAAGGCCTCGCCGAGGCCCAGGAAGAGTTGAAGAAGCTCAAGGCCCGCGCGGAAGTGATGGGCTCCGGTGGTAAGCGGGACTACAACCCGGGCTGGCACACCGCGCTTGACCTGCACAATCTGATGACCATTTCAGAAGCAGTCGTGATGGCTGCAA